The following coding sequences are from one Capsicum annuum cultivar UCD-10X-F1 chromosome 3, UCD10Xv1.1, whole genome shotgun sequence window:
- the LOC107863088 gene encoding thylakoid lumenal 17.4 kDa protein, chloroplastic — translation MASISIPLAYKSHSLGRSPIYRPHFPAPQLHSPIQIKCSASKEDLSTEESSIQSKQLRNVACGLFAVWAVSSVSPVIAASQRLPPLSTEPNRCERAFVGNTIGQANGVYDKPLDLRFCDYTNEKTNLKGKSLAAALMSDAKFDGADMSEVIMSKAYAVGASFKGTDFSNAVLDRVIFDKANLQGASFKNTVLSGSTFNDAQLEGVDFEDTIIGYIDLQKICTNKTISEEGRVNLGCR, via the exons ATGGCGTCCATTTCTATCCCCCTTGCGTATAAATCTCATTCTCTTGGTCGTTCTCCAATTTATCGTCCTCATTTCCCTGCTCCCCAACTTCATTCACCTATCCAAATCAAATGTTCAG CTTCCAAGGAGGATTTGAGTACTGAGGAAAGTTCGATTCAGTCGAAGCAACTTAGGAATGTAGCTTGTGGATTATTTGCTGTTTGGGCAGTTTCTTCTGTTTCTCCCGTTATTGCTGCTTCTCAG AGATTACCTCCATTATCAACAGAACCAAATAGGTGTGAACGGGCCTTTGTTGGAAACACAATAGGTCAAGCCAACGGTGTTTATGATAAACCACTTGATCTGCGCTTTTGTGATTACACAAATGAGAAAACTAATCTCAAAGGGAAGTCACTTGCAGCAGCACTTATGTCTGATGCAAAATTTGATGGTGCAGACATGTCTGAAGTGATCATGTCTAAGGCCTATGCTGTTGGAGCTAGTTTTAAGG GGACAGACTTTTCCAATGCTGTTCTTGATCGGGTGATCTTTGATAAAGCCAACCTCCAGGGAGCTTCATTCAAGAACACTGTACTATCTGGATCTACCTTTAATGATGCACAACTAGAAGGTGTAGATTTTGAGGACACAATCATTGGCTACATTGATCTTCAGAAGatatgcacgaataaaactatTAGTGAAGAAGGGAGAGTTAACTTGGGATGTCGATAA
- the LOC107863086 gene encoding uncharacterized protein LOC107863086 isoform X3 gives MGSLSDDEGECRFFDAPDSISQVSDLGFNCSPMRESSSGIDNGVSYDEWIKTPRSVGERRRQFRCWMGLSLDGMSGEDSVDICGSSNLCTGEIERITERSGAVLRSSIFEDEFLSYQSGLCVEALDSPKQLGSNESFVCRGGNADSGIGCNVHVQAENGQRSNGAIRLERLKMSREPESSPCVSPVIGKLEHGELDKNGDTPKKLNGVKNRLLSRLRSFTCMANAEGRCCHDSMDNSSIPIQRSRIQRVKVHHHKKQLKELSALFMGQDIQAHEGSILTMKFSFDGQYLASAGEDKIVRVWQVIEDERSNEVDIPELDPSCMYFTVNHLSQLAPLGTEKEKSSFKLKGLKKTRDSACVVLPPKVFRILEEPLHVFQGHTGEILDLSWSKNNQCLLSSSTDKTVRLWQVGHDLCLGVFSHSNYVTCVQFNPVNDEYFISGSIDGKVRIWAVNSCQVLDWSDIRDIVTAVSYRPDGKGGIIGSMAGSCRFFSLEGHEIQLEEQMCLANKKKSFCKRITGFQFFPQDPSKVMVTCADSHVRILDGIHVIGKYKGQRTAGNHLCATFTSDGKHIISASEDSNVYVWNCEIPKDYVSQPKVVRSSEFFSSDSSIAIPWSGLKTVNTDNGRHSRGLSQTSNNILPFISSPYLSLGSELFLEAIPRGSATWPEEKLPVSSPRSVSSGMCKSEYKFLKGSCQSSSNSHAWGLVIVTAGYDGRIRSFHNYGLPLPL, from the exons ATGGGTAGCTTAAGTGATGATGAAGGAGAATGTCGATTTTTCGATGCCCCGGATAGTATTTCACAGGTCTCTGATTTGGGTTTTAACTGTAGTCCGATGCGCGAATCTAGCTCTGGAATTGACAATGGTGTTAGCTATGATGAGTGGATTAAGACTCCTAGAAGTGTTGGCGAGCGTCGTAGGCAATTCCGTTGTTGGATGGGGTTAAGTTTAGATGGAATGTCTGGAGAAGATTCAGTAGATATATGTGGAAGCTCTAATTTATGTACTGGTGAGATTGAAAGGATTACGGAGAGAAGTGGAGCCGTATTGCGGTCCTCCAtttttgaggatgaatttttGTCTTACCAGTCTGGTTTGTGTGTGGAAGCTTTGGATTCACCTAAACAATTGGGTTCAAATGAAAGTTTCGTGTGTAGGGGTGGCAATGCTGATAGTGGAATTGGGTGCAATGTACATGTTCAGGCAGAGAATGGACAGCGAAGTAACGGAGCTATCAGATTGGAACGATTGAAAATGTCTCGAGAGCCTGAGAGCTCTCCATGTGTGTCCCCTGTGATTGGGAAACTCGAACATGGAGAACTGGATAAAAATGGAGACACTCCAAAGAAACTAAATGGAGTTAAAAATCGGTTATTAAGTAGGCTACGGTCATTTACGTGCATGGCAAATGCCGAAGGGAGATGTTGTCATGATTCGATGGATAACAGTTCCATCCCTATTCAGAGGTCTAGaattcagagggttaaagttcACCATCATAAGAAGCAGTTAAAGGAACTCTCTGCTCTTTTCATGGGGCAGGATATCCAGGCTCATGAGGGTTCAATTTTAACTATGAAATTCAGTTTTGATGGACAGTACCTAGCGAGTGCTGGTGAAGATAAGATTGTGCGGGTGTGGCAAGTGATTGAAGATGAGAGATCCAATGAAGTTGATATTCCAGAGTTGGATCCTTCATGTATGTATTTCACGGTTAATCATCTTTCTCAATTGGCTCCTCTGGGGACGGAGAAAGAGAAAAGTAGTTTTAAGTTGAAGGGCCTTAAGAAAACAAGAGATTCTGCCTGTGTTGTTTTACCTCCCAAGGTCTTTCGAATTCTGGAAGAACCACTGCATGTGTTCCAAGGGCATACTGGAGAGATATTGGATCTCTCGTGGTCAAAAAATAAT CAGTGTTTGCTGTCATCATCAACTGACAAAACTGTTCGTCTGTGGCAAGTTGGACATGATCTGTGCCTCGGAGTTTTTTCACATAGTAATTATG tgacTTGCGTACAGTTTAACCCAGTGAACGATGAATACTTCATCAGTGGATCAATCGATGGGAAAGTTCGAATTTGGGCCGTTAATAGCTGTCAAGTATTGGATTGGTCGGACATCAGAGACATAGTGACTGCTGTTTCCTATCGTCCTGATGGAAAG GGTGGGATTATTGGTTCTATGGCAGGCAGTTGCCGTTTTTTCAGTTTAGAAG GTCATGAGATCCAATTAGAGGAGCAGATGTGCTTGGCCAATAAAAAGAAGTCCTTTTGCAAAAGGATTACGGGCTTTCAG TTTTTTCCACAAGACCCatctaaagtaatggttacttgTGCCGACTCTCATGTCAGAATCCTAGATGGTATCCATGTGATCGGCAAGTACAAAG GCCAACGAACTGCAGGAAACCATCTCTGTGCCACTTTCACCTCAGATGGGAAGCATATTATCTCTGCGTCTGAAGATTCTAATGTCTATGTTTGGAACTGCGAAATTCCCAAAGATTATGTCTCACAACCTAAAGTGGTGAGGTCATCTGAGTTCTTCTCCAGTGATTCCTCCATCGCAATACCATGGTCCGGCTTGAAAACTGTAAATACAGATAACGGACGGCATTCTAGAGGACTAAGTCAAACTTCAAATAACATATTACCTTTCATTTCGTCTCCTTATCTTTCTTTGGGCAGTGAGTTGTTCCTTGAGGCAATTCCAAGAGGATCAGCAACCTGGCCTGAAGAGAAGCTTCCCGTGTCAAGTCCTAGGTCAGTGTCTTCTGGGATGTGCAAATCTGAATACAAGTTTCTGAAAGGTTCTTGCCAGAGTTCATCTAATTCTCATGCCTGGGGTTTAGTTATTGTCACTGCTGGCTATGATGGGCGAATAAGGTCATTTCATAATTATGGATTGCCTTTGCCACTTTGA
- the LOC107863086 gene encoding uncharacterized protein LOC107863086 isoform X4 yields MGSLSDDEGECRFFDAPDSISQVSDLGFNCSPMRESSSGIDNGVSYDEWIKTPRSVGERRRQFRCWMGLSLDGMSGEDSVDICGSSNLCTGEIERITERSGAVLRSSIFEDEFLSYQSGLCVEALDSPKQLGSNESFVCRGGNADSGIGCNVHVQAENGQRSNGAIRLERLKMSREPESSPCVSPVIGKLEHGELDKNGDTPKKLNGVKNRLLSRLRSFTCMANAEGRCCHDSMDNSSIPIQRSRIQRVKVHHHKKQLKELSALFMGQDIQAHEGSILTMKFSFDGQYLASAGEDKIVRVWQVIEDERSNEVDIPELDPSCMYFTVNHLSQLAPLGTEKEKSSFKLKGLKKTRDSACVVLPPKVFRILEEPLHVFQGHTGEILDLSWSKNNCLLSSSTDKTVRLWQVGHDLCLGVFSHSNYVTCVQFNPVNDEYFISGSIDGKVRIWAVNSCQVLDWSDIRDIVTAVSYRPDGKGGIIGSMAGSCRFFSLEGHEIQLEEQMCLANKKKSFCKRITGFQFFPQDPSKVMVTCADSHVRILDGIHVIGKYKGQRTAGNHLCATFTSDGKHIISASEDSNVYVWNCEIPKDYVSQPKVVRSSEFFSSDSSIAIPWSGLKTVNTDNGRHSRGLSQTSNNILPFISSPYLSLGSELFLEAIPRGSATWPEEKLPVSSPRSVSSGMCKSEYKFLKGSCQSSSNSHAWGLVIVTAGYDGRIRSFHNYGLPLPL; encoded by the exons ATGGGTAGCTTAAGTGATGATGAAGGAGAATGTCGATTTTTCGATGCCCCGGATAGTATTTCACAGGTCTCTGATTTGGGTTTTAACTGTAGTCCGATGCGCGAATCTAGCTCTGGAATTGACAATGGTGTTAGCTATGATGAGTGGATTAAGACTCCTAGAAGTGTTGGCGAGCGTCGTAGGCAATTCCGTTGTTGGATGGGGTTAAGTTTAGATGGAATGTCTGGAGAAGATTCAGTAGATATATGTGGAAGCTCTAATTTATGTACTGGTGAGATTGAAAGGATTACGGAGAGAAGTGGAGCCGTATTGCGGTCCTCCAtttttgaggatgaatttttGTCTTACCAGTCTGGTTTGTGTGTGGAAGCTTTGGATTCACCTAAACAATTGGGTTCAAATGAAAGTTTCGTGTGTAGGGGTGGCAATGCTGATAGTGGAATTGGGTGCAATGTACATGTTCAGGCAGAGAATGGACAGCGAAGTAACGGAGCTATCAGATTGGAACGATTGAAAATGTCTCGAGAGCCTGAGAGCTCTCCATGTGTGTCCCCTGTGATTGGGAAACTCGAACATGGAGAACTGGATAAAAATGGAGACACTCCAAAGAAACTAAATGGAGTTAAAAATCGGTTATTAAGTAGGCTACGGTCATTTACGTGCATGGCAAATGCCGAAGGGAGATGTTGTCATGATTCGATGGATAACAGTTCCATCCCTATTCAGAGGTCTAGaattcagagggttaaagttcACCATCATAAGAAGCAGTTAAAGGAACTCTCTGCTCTTTTCATGGGGCAGGATATCCAGGCTCATGAGGGTTCAATTTTAACTATGAAATTCAGTTTTGATGGACAGTACCTAGCGAGTGCTGGTGAAGATAAGATTGTGCGGGTGTGGCAAGTGATTGAAGATGAGAGATCCAATGAAGTTGATATTCCAGAGTTGGATCCTTCATGTATGTATTTCACGGTTAATCATCTTTCTCAATTGGCTCCTCTGGGGACGGAGAAAGAGAAAAGTAGTTTTAAGTTGAAGGGCCTTAAGAAAACAAGAGATTCTGCCTGTGTTGTTTTACCTCCCAAGGTCTTTCGAATTCTGGAAGAACCACTGCATGTGTTCCAAGGGCATACTGGAGAGATATTGGATCTCTCGTGGTCAAAAAATAAT TGTTTGCTGTCATCATCAACTGACAAAACTGTTCGTCTGTGGCAAGTTGGACATGATCTGTGCCTCGGAGTTTTTTCACATAGTAATTATG tgacTTGCGTACAGTTTAACCCAGTGAACGATGAATACTTCATCAGTGGATCAATCGATGGGAAAGTTCGAATTTGGGCCGTTAATAGCTGTCAAGTATTGGATTGGTCGGACATCAGAGACATAGTGACTGCTGTTTCCTATCGTCCTGATGGAAAG GGTGGGATTATTGGTTCTATGGCAGGCAGTTGCCGTTTTTTCAGTTTAGAAG GTCATGAGATCCAATTAGAGGAGCAGATGTGCTTGGCCAATAAAAAGAAGTCCTTTTGCAAAAGGATTACGGGCTTTCAG TTTTTTCCACAAGACCCatctaaagtaatggttacttgTGCCGACTCTCATGTCAGAATCCTAGATGGTATCCATGTGATCGGCAAGTACAAAG GCCAACGAACTGCAGGAAACCATCTCTGTGCCACTTTCACCTCAGATGGGAAGCATATTATCTCTGCGTCTGAAGATTCTAATGTCTATGTTTGGAACTGCGAAATTCCCAAAGATTATGTCTCACAACCTAAAGTGGTGAGGTCATCTGAGTTCTTCTCCAGTGATTCCTCCATCGCAATACCATGGTCCGGCTTGAAAACTGTAAATACAGATAACGGACGGCATTCTAGAGGACTAAGTCAAACTTCAAATAACATATTACCTTTCATTTCGTCTCCTTATCTTTCTTTGGGCAGTGAGTTGTTCCTTGAGGCAATTCCAAGAGGATCAGCAACCTGGCCTGAAGAGAAGCTTCCCGTGTCAAGTCCTAGGTCAGTGTCTTCTGGGATGTGCAAATCTGAATACAAGTTTCTGAAAGGTTCTTGCCAGAGTTCATCTAATTCTCATGCCTGGGGTTTAGTTATTGTCACTGCTGGCTATGATGGGCGAATAAGGTCATTTCATAATTATGGATTGCCTTTGCCACTTTGA
- the LOC107866115 gene encoding glucan endo-1,3-beta-glucosidase, protein MEKVINTPLAHLLGALLILLTPIFLQGVEGTIGVNYGTVADNLPPPVQVASFLRNSTVIRRVRLFDANPEILKAFARTGISVTVNVPNDLIPQLTELSFAQQWVETNVLPYVPATNIVRILVGNEVISTANKLLIGNLVPAMQTLQVALVETSLDRHIHISTPHFLGILLNSTPPSTGKFRPGYDIHVLKPLLEFLRATNSPFMINPYPFFDSSDDTLDYALFRPNPGVFDEATRLTYTNMLDAQLDAVFSALKLLDFEDIDIVIAETGWPSKGDPGQAGVDTGSAEEYNRKLIQHVMSGIGTPLMPNRTFETYIFALFNEDLKPGPTCERNFGLFKPDMTPVYDIGILRPIVANAAANTDHSRTKSRAYLLMLLFVCLMCL, encoded by the exons ATGGAGAAGGTTATCAACACACCCCTGGCTCATCTGCTCGGCGCATTGCTTATCCTTCTTACACCAATTTTTCTTCAAG GAGTTGAAGGAACTATTGGTGTCAATTATGGTACTGTAGCTGACAACCTCCCTCCACCAGTCCAAGTTGCGAGCTTCCTCCGTAACTCCACCGTTATCCGTCGTGTGAGGCTCTTTGACGCCAACCCAGAAATCTTGAAAGCGTTTGCTCGCACTGGCATTTCAGTGACTGTAAACGTCCCCAATGATCTAATTCCGCAGCTTACTGAGTTGAGTTTTGCCCAACAGTGGGTGGAAACTAACGTCCTGCCCTATGTCCCTGCCACCAACATAGTGAGAATACTTGTTGGCAACGAAGTAATTTCCACTGCCAACAAGTTACTTATTGGGAACCTAGTCCCTGCTATGCAAACCCTCCAGGTTGCCCTTGTTGAAACGTCCTTGGACCGCCACATCCACATTTCTACGCCACATTTCCTAGGTATACTCTTAAATTCTACCCCACCTTCTACTGGGAAATTTAGACCAGGATACGACATCCATGTTCTCAAGCCATTGCTTGAGTTCCTTAGAGCTACTAATTCACCATTCATGATAAACCCATATCCATTTTTTGATTCTTCTGATGACACACTTGATTATGCACTCTTTAGGCCCAATCCAGGGGTCTTCGATGAGGCCACACGACTCACCTATACAAACATGCTGGATGCTCAATTAGATGCAGTTTTTTCAGCCCTGAAGCTCCTGGATTTTGAAGACATTGATATAGTCATAGCCGAAACAGGATGGCCATCGAAAGGAGATCCAGGGCAAGCAGGAGTAGACACTGGAAGCGCCGAGGAATACAACAGAAAGCTCATACAACATGTGATGTCTGGCATTGGGACACCCCTAATGCCCAACAGAACATTCGAGACCTACATTTTCGCACTCTTCAACGAGGACTTAAAACCCGGGCCTACATGTGAAAGAAATTTCGGGTTGTTCAAGCCTGATATGACACCAGTCTATGACATAGGAATCCTACGTCCAATTGTAGCTAATGCTGCTGCAAATACTGATCATAGTCGAACTAAAAGCAGAGCATATTTGTTAATGCTTCTGTTTGTGTGCTTGATGTGTTTGTGA
- the LOC107863086 gene encoding uncharacterized WD repeat-containing protein alr2800 isoform X2: MGSLSDDEGECRFFDAPDSISQVSDLGFNCSPMRESSSGIDNGVSYDEWIKTPRSVGERRRQFRCWMGLSLDGMSGEDSVDICGSSNLCTGEIERITERSGAVLRSSIFEDEFLSYQSGLCVEALDSPKQLGSNESFVCRGGNADSGIGCNVHVQAENGQRSNGAIRLERLKMSREPESSPCVSPVIGKLEHGELDKNGDTPKKLNGVKNRLLSRLRSFTCMANAEGRCCHDSMDNSSIPIQRSRIQRVKVHHHKKQLKELSALFMGQDIQAHEGSILTMKFSFDGQYLASAGEDKIVRVWQVIEDERSNEVDIPELDPSCMYFTVNHLSQLAPLGTEKEKSSFKLKGLKKTRDSACVVLPPKVFRILEEPLHVFQGHTGEILDLSWSKNNCLLSSSTDKTVRLWQVGHDLCLGVFSHSNYVTCVQFNPVNDEYFISGSIDGKVRIWAVNSCQVLDWSDIRDIVTAVSYRPDGKGGIIGSMAGSCRFFSLEGHEIQLEEQMCLANKKKSFCKRITGFQFFPQDPSKVMVTCADSHVRILDGIHVIGKYKGLTSCDLLLLCSPGQRTAGNHLCATFTSDGKHIISASEDSNVYVWNCEIPKDYVSQPKVVRSSEFFSSDSSIAIPWSGLKTVNTDNGRHSRGLSQTSNNILPFISSPYLSLGSELFLEAIPRGSATWPEEKLPVSSPRSVSSGMCKSEYKFLKGSCQSSSNSHAWGLVIVTAGYDGRIRSFHNYGLPLPL, encoded by the exons ATGGGTAGCTTAAGTGATGATGAAGGAGAATGTCGATTTTTCGATGCCCCGGATAGTATTTCACAGGTCTCTGATTTGGGTTTTAACTGTAGTCCGATGCGCGAATCTAGCTCTGGAATTGACAATGGTGTTAGCTATGATGAGTGGATTAAGACTCCTAGAAGTGTTGGCGAGCGTCGTAGGCAATTCCGTTGTTGGATGGGGTTAAGTTTAGATGGAATGTCTGGAGAAGATTCAGTAGATATATGTGGAAGCTCTAATTTATGTACTGGTGAGATTGAAAGGATTACGGAGAGAAGTGGAGCCGTATTGCGGTCCTCCAtttttgaggatgaatttttGTCTTACCAGTCTGGTTTGTGTGTGGAAGCTTTGGATTCACCTAAACAATTGGGTTCAAATGAAAGTTTCGTGTGTAGGGGTGGCAATGCTGATAGTGGAATTGGGTGCAATGTACATGTTCAGGCAGAGAATGGACAGCGAAGTAACGGAGCTATCAGATTGGAACGATTGAAAATGTCTCGAGAGCCTGAGAGCTCTCCATGTGTGTCCCCTGTGATTGGGAAACTCGAACATGGAGAACTGGATAAAAATGGAGACACTCCAAAGAAACTAAATGGAGTTAAAAATCGGTTATTAAGTAGGCTACGGTCATTTACGTGCATGGCAAATGCCGAAGGGAGATGTTGTCATGATTCGATGGATAACAGTTCCATCCCTATTCAGAGGTCTAGaattcagagggttaaagttcACCATCATAAGAAGCAGTTAAAGGAACTCTCTGCTCTTTTCATGGGGCAGGATATCCAGGCTCATGAGGGTTCAATTTTAACTATGAAATTCAGTTTTGATGGACAGTACCTAGCGAGTGCTGGTGAAGATAAGATTGTGCGGGTGTGGCAAGTGATTGAAGATGAGAGATCCAATGAAGTTGATATTCCAGAGTTGGATCCTTCATGTATGTATTTCACGGTTAATCATCTTTCTCAATTGGCTCCTCTGGGGACGGAGAAAGAGAAAAGTAGTTTTAAGTTGAAGGGCCTTAAGAAAACAAGAGATTCTGCCTGTGTTGTTTTACCTCCCAAGGTCTTTCGAATTCTGGAAGAACCACTGCATGTGTTCCAAGGGCATACTGGAGAGATATTGGATCTCTCGTGGTCAAAAAATAAT TGTTTGCTGTCATCATCAACTGACAAAACTGTTCGTCTGTGGCAAGTTGGACATGATCTGTGCCTCGGAGTTTTTTCACATAGTAATTATG tgacTTGCGTACAGTTTAACCCAGTGAACGATGAATACTTCATCAGTGGATCAATCGATGGGAAAGTTCGAATTTGGGCCGTTAATAGCTGTCAAGTATTGGATTGGTCGGACATCAGAGACATAGTGACTGCTGTTTCCTATCGTCCTGATGGAAAG GGTGGGATTATTGGTTCTATGGCAGGCAGTTGCCGTTTTTTCAGTTTAGAAG GTCATGAGATCCAATTAGAGGAGCAGATGTGCTTGGCCAATAAAAAGAAGTCCTTTTGCAAAAGGATTACGGGCTTTCAG TTTTTTCCACAAGACCCatctaaagtaatggttacttgTGCCGACTCTCATGTCAGAATCCTAGATGGTATCCATGTGATCGGCAAGTACAAAG GTTTAACTTCTTGTGATTTACTGCTGCTCTGCTCTCCAGGCCAACGAACTGCAGGAAACCATCTCTGTGCCACTTTCACCTCAGATGGGAAGCATATTATCTCTGCGTCTGAAGATTCTAATGTCTATGTTTGGAACTGCGAAATTCCCAAAGATTATGTCTCACAACCTAAAGTGGTGAGGTCATCTGAGTTCTTCTCCAGTGATTCCTCCATCGCAATACCATGGTCCGGCTTGAAAACTGTAAATACAGATAACGGACGGCATTCTAGAGGACTAAGTCAAACTTCAAATAACATATTACCTTTCATTTCGTCTCCTTATCTTTCTTTGGGCAGTGAGTTGTTCCTTGAGGCAATTCCAAGAGGATCAGCAACCTGGCCTGAAGAGAAGCTTCCCGTGTCAAGTCCTAGGTCAGTGTCTTCTGGGATGTGCAAATCTGAATACAAGTTTCTGAAAGGTTCTTGCCAGAGTTCATCTAATTCTCATGCCTGGGGTTTAGTTATTGTCACTGCTGGCTATGATGGGCGAATAAGGTCATTTCATAATTATGGATTGCCTTTGCCACTTTGA
- the LOC107863086 gene encoding uncharacterized WD repeat-containing protein alr2800 isoform X1 — translation MGSLSDDEGECRFFDAPDSISQVSDLGFNCSPMRESSSGIDNGVSYDEWIKTPRSVGERRRQFRCWMGLSLDGMSGEDSVDICGSSNLCTGEIERITERSGAVLRSSIFEDEFLSYQSGLCVEALDSPKQLGSNESFVCRGGNADSGIGCNVHVQAENGQRSNGAIRLERLKMSREPESSPCVSPVIGKLEHGELDKNGDTPKKLNGVKNRLLSRLRSFTCMANAEGRCCHDSMDNSSIPIQRSRIQRVKVHHHKKQLKELSALFMGQDIQAHEGSILTMKFSFDGQYLASAGEDKIVRVWQVIEDERSNEVDIPELDPSCMYFTVNHLSQLAPLGTEKEKSSFKLKGLKKTRDSACVVLPPKVFRILEEPLHVFQGHTGEILDLSWSKNNQCLLSSSTDKTVRLWQVGHDLCLGVFSHSNYVTCVQFNPVNDEYFISGSIDGKVRIWAVNSCQVLDWSDIRDIVTAVSYRPDGKGGIIGSMAGSCRFFSLEGHEIQLEEQMCLANKKKSFCKRITGFQFFPQDPSKVMVTCADSHVRILDGIHVIGKYKGLTSCDLLLLCSPGQRTAGNHLCATFTSDGKHIISASEDSNVYVWNCEIPKDYVSQPKVVRSSEFFSSDSSIAIPWSGLKTVNTDNGRHSRGLSQTSNNILPFISSPYLSLGSELFLEAIPRGSATWPEEKLPVSSPRSVSSGMCKSEYKFLKGSCQSSSNSHAWGLVIVTAGYDGRIRSFHNYGLPLPL, via the exons ATGGGTAGCTTAAGTGATGATGAAGGAGAATGTCGATTTTTCGATGCCCCGGATAGTATTTCACAGGTCTCTGATTTGGGTTTTAACTGTAGTCCGATGCGCGAATCTAGCTCTGGAATTGACAATGGTGTTAGCTATGATGAGTGGATTAAGACTCCTAGAAGTGTTGGCGAGCGTCGTAGGCAATTCCGTTGTTGGATGGGGTTAAGTTTAGATGGAATGTCTGGAGAAGATTCAGTAGATATATGTGGAAGCTCTAATTTATGTACTGGTGAGATTGAAAGGATTACGGAGAGAAGTGGAGCCGTATTGCGGTCCTCCAtttttgaggatgaatttttGTCTTACCAGTCTGGTTTGTGTGTGGAAGCTTTGGATTCACCTAAACAATTGGGTTCAAATGAAAGTTTCGTGTGTAGGGGTGGCAATGCTGATAGTGGAATTGGGTGCAATGTACATGTTCAGGCAGAGAATGGACAGCGAAGTAACGGAGCTATCAGATTGGAACGATTGAAAATGTCTCGAGAGCCTGAGAGCTCTCCATGTGTGTCCCCTGTGATTGGGAAACTCGAACATGGAGAACTGGATAAAAATGGAGACACTCCAAAGAAACTAAATGGAGTTAAAAATCGGTTATTAAGTAGGCTACGGTCATTTACGTGCATGGCAAATGCCGAAGGGAGATGTTGTCATGATTCGATGGATAACAGTTCCATCCCTATTCAGAGGTCTAGaattcagagggttaaagttcACCATCATAAGAAGCAGTTAAAGGAACTCTCTGCTCTTTTCATGGGGCAGGATATCCAGGCTCATGAGGGTTCAATTTTAACTATGAAATTCAGTTTTGATGGACAGTACCTAGCGAGTGCTGGTGAAGATAAGATTGTGCGGGTGTGGCAAGTGATTGAAGATGAGAGATCCAATGAAGTTGATATTCCAGAGTTGGATCCTTCATGTATGTATTTCACGGTTAATCATCTTTCTCAATTGGCTCCTCTGGGGACGGAGAAAGAGAAAAGTAGTTTTAAGTTGAAGGGCCTTAAGAAAACAAGAGATTCTGCCTGTGTTGTTTTACCTCCCAAGGTCTTTCGAATTCTGGAAGAACCACTGCATGTGTTCCAAGGGCATACTGGAGAGATATTGGATCTCTCGTGGTCAAAAAATAAT CAGTGTTTGCTGTCATCATCAACTGACAAAACTGTTCGTCTGTGGCAAGTTGGACATGATCTGTGCCTCGGAGTTTTTTCACATAGTAATTATG tgacTTGCGTACAGTTTAACCCAGTGAACGATGAATACTTCATCAGTGGATCAATCGATGGGAAAGTTCGAATTTGGGCCGTTAATAGCTGTCAAGTATTGGATTGGTCGGACATCAGAGACATAGTGACTGCTGTTTCCTATCGTCCTGATGGAAAG GGTGGGATTATTGGTTCTATGGCAGGCAGTTGCCGTTTTTTCAGTTTAGAAG GTCATGAGATCCAATTAGAGGAGCAGATGTGCTTGGCCAATAAAAAGAAGTCCTTTTGCAAAAGGATTACGGGCTTTCAG TTTTTTCCACAAGACCCatctaaagtaatggttacttgTGCCGACTCTCATGTCAGAATCCTAGATGGTATCCATGTGATCGGCAAGTACAAAG GTTTAACTTCTTGTGATTTACTGCTGCTCTGCTCTCCAGGCCAACGAACTGCAGGAAACCATCTCTGTGCCACTTTCACCTCAGATGGGAAGCATATTATCTCTGCGTCTGAAGATTCTAATGTCTATGTTTGGAACTGCGAAATTCCCAAAGATTATGTCTCACAACCTAAAGTGGTGAGGTCATCTGAGTTCTTCTCCAGTGATTCCTCCATCGCAATACCATGGTCCGGCTTGAAAACTGTAAATACAGATAACGGACGGCATTCTAGAGGACTAAGTCAAACTTCAAATAACATATTACCTTTCATTTCGTCTCCTTATCTTTCTTTGGGCAGTGAGTTGTTCCTTGAGGCAATTCCAAGAGGATCAGCAACCTGGCCTGAAGAGAAGCTTCCCGTGTCAAGTCCTAGGTCAGTGTCTTCTGGGATGTGCAAATCTGAATACAAGTTTCTGAAAGGTTCTTGCCAGAGTTCATCTAATTCTCATGCCTGGGGTTTAGTTATTGTCACTGCTGGCTATGATGGGCGAATAAGGTCATTTCATAATTATGGATTGCCTTTGCCACTTTGA